The Streptomyces albofaciens JCM 4342 genome has a segment encoding these proteins:
- a CDS encoding PRC-barrel domain-containing protein yields MTDIWGYPASAGHTAGTDLVGYKVEATDGSIGKVDKHSDEVGAAWIVVDTGVWIFGKSVLLPAGVIASVDNAERKIFVSRTKEEIKNSPEFDKEKHLGNPDYHEQLGRYYQPHHT; encoded by the coding sequence ATGACCGACATCTGGGGCTACCCCGCCTCCGCCGGGCACACGGCGGGCACGGACCTCGTCGGGTACAAGGTCGAGGCCACGGACGGCAGCATCGGCAAGGTCGACAAGCACTCCGACGAGGTGGGCGCCGCCTGGATCGTGGTGGACACCGGCGTATGGATCTTCGGCAAGAGCGTCCTGCTGCCGGCCGGTGTCATCGCGTCGGTGGACAACGCCGAACGCAAGATCTTCGTCTCCCGCACCAAGGAAGAGATCAAGAACTCGCCGGAGTTCGACAAGGAAAAGCACCTCGGCAACCCCGATTACCACGAACAGCTCGGGCGCTACTACCAGCCGCATCACACGTGA
- a CDS encoding GNAT family N-acetyltransferase — MKASGTRPDPVIRPAAPGDLPALRDIERAAGESFRALGMDLIADDEPPSLTELTHHQRAGRALVAEDGSADGAPLAYLLWEPVDGCAHIEQVSVHPDGARRGLGRALIERAWRDSGLPALTLTTFADVPWNAPYYARLGFRVLGGAELTPGLRAVRRREGELGLDRWTRVCMRRDAGLAG, encoded by the coding sequence ATGAAGGCATCCGGCACCCGCCCCGACCCCGTCATCCGTCCGGCCGCCCCCGGCGACCTCCCCGCGCTGCGCGACATCGAGCGCGCGGCCGGGGAGTCGTTCCGCGCCCTGGGCATGGACCTGATCGCGGACGACGAACCGCCGTCGCTGACAGAACTGACTCACCATCAGCGGGCCGGACGGGCGCTGGTCGCCGAGGACGGCTCGGCGGACGGCGCGCCGCTCGCGTATCTGCTGTGGGAGCCGGTCGACGGCTGCGCCCACATCGAACAGGTCTCGGTCCACCCGGACGGTGCCCGCCGCGGCCTCGGCCGGGCGCTCATCGAGCGGGCGTGGCGGGACAGCGGGCTCCCGGCGCTGACCCTGACCACGTTCGCGGACGTGCCGTGGAACGCCCCGTACTACGCCCGCCTCGGCTTCCGTGTCCTCGGCGGGGCCGAACTGACCCCGGGGCTGCGGGCGGTCCGCCGACGGGAGGGTGAGCTGGGGCTGGACCGGTGGACGCGGGTGTGTATGCGCCGGGACGCCGGCCTGGCGGGGTGA
- a CDS encoding MmcQ/YjbR family DNA-binding protein — translation MFDAKRLRAVCLDFNGAVEEFPFPRHPEVSTFKVGGKIFALTTLDAVPLTVSLKCDPELAERLRAAHPEIVPGHHLNKRHWNTVTLTGALDDRLVLDMIEDSYDLIVARLPRARQLALDWPGHA, via the coding sequence ATGTTCGATGCCAAGCGGCTGCGGGCCGTGTGTCTGGACTTCAACGGAGCGGTCGAGGAGTTCCCGTTTCCCCGGCACCCGGAGGTGTCCACGTTCAAGGTCGGCGGAAAGATCTTCGCGCTGACCACCCTGGACGCCGTGCCGCTGACCGTGAGCCTGAAGTGCGACCCGGAGCTGGCCGAGCGGCTGCGCGCCGCGCACCCCGAGATCGTGCCGGGTCACCACCTCAACAAGCGGCACTGGAACACGGTCACGCTGACGGGGGCGCTGGACGACCGGCTCGTCCTCGACATGATCGAGGATTCGTACGACCTGATCGTGGCGCGGCTGCCGCGCGCCCGGCAGCTGGCGCTGGACTGGCCGGGCCACGCCTGA
- a CDS encoding CopD family protein, protein MKPPMNPPQPASRRPSGPFAVGRTCAPPAPLSPARRVLALAASAAVVVLVPLLGTGLVVDESYEVRLPGDGATALLRAVLLAALCVHLGELAGVRLARRVAGAPAGLPRPWAVRAAWAGVAAAVGQLLLVAGSGSPVAGLSGPALVEAYGTRPGLLALLEANAFLLAALCAASGRPGWAAVPLAAIVFGEALRAHPEPYTPETGTALTLVHLTATALWTGGLLYVLRTRWRWRHDAAAGRELLTRYARPAALLFAAITATGVCSTLRRLPLAETLATGYGRVLLAKLVLVLLVSGLALAARGRLRREAAVPGAATRPARAELVALAAVVLVSAVLTAVPLPPAPV, encoded by the coding sequence ATGAAGCCACCGATGAATCCGCCGCAGCCGGCCTCCCGGCGCCCGTCCGGCCCGTTCGCCGTCGGCCGGACGTGCGCGCCGCCCGCTCCCCTGTCCCCCGCCCGGCGCGTCCTCGCCCTGGCCGCGTCCGCCGCCGTCGTCGTCCTCGTGCCGCTGCTCGGTACGGGGCTCGTGGTCGACGAGTCGTACGAGGTCCGATTACCCGGGGACGGGGCCACCGCGCTGCTGCGCGCGGTGCTGCTGGCCGCGCTGTGCGTGCACCTCGGGGAGTTGGCGGGGGTGCGGCTGGCGCGGCGGGTGGCCGGGGCTCCGGCGGGGCTGCCGCGGCCGTGGGCGGTGCGGGCCGCGTGGGCGGGGGTGGCGGCGGCGGTGGGGCAGTTGCTGCTGGTGGCGGGGAGCGGCTCGCCGGTGGCGGGGCTGTCCGGGCCCGCCCTCGTCGAGGCGTACGGCACCCGGCCCGGCCTGCTCGCGCTGCTGGAGGCCAACGCGTTCCTGCTGGCCGCCCTGTGCGCCGCTTCCGGACGCCCGGGGTGGGCGGCCGTCCCGCTGGCGGCCATCGTGTTCGGCGAGGCGCTGCGGGCCCATCCCGAGCCGTACACCCCGGAGACCGGTACGGCTCTGACCCTCGTGCACCTGACGGCGACCGCGCTGTGGACCGGCGGGCTGCTGTACGTGCTGCGGACGCGGTGGCGGTGGCGGCACGACGCGGCGGCCGGCCGGGAGTTGCTGACGCGGTACGCGCGGCCGGCGGCGCTGCTGTTCGCCGCGATCACCGCGACCGGCGTGTGCAGCACGCTGCGCCGGCTGCCGCTCGCGGAGACGCTCGCCACGGGGTACGGGCGGGTGCTGCTGGCCAAGCTGGTGCTCGTCCTGCTCGTGAGCGGGCTGGCGCTGGCCGCGCGCGGACGGCTGCGGCGGGAGGCGGCCGTGCCGGGCGCGGCCACCCGGCCGGCCCGCGCGGAGCTGGTGGCGCTGGCGGCGGTGGTACTGGTCTCCGCCGTGCTGACCGCCGTACCGCTGCCGCCCGCGCCGGTCTGA
- a CDS encoding helix-turn-helix domain-containing protein: MRVESESGGSVDIRAALSRLRRASGLPVAFGGLRSGTGRYRIGELAGTRSAVLHGLAIRHGNGLGGKAAALTRPFAVTDYRSSPVISHEYDAAVAAEGLCSVLAVPVVVRRRVRGVLYGALRHPVQLGDRSLSAAMAVARELEQALLLQDEAQRLLSVARQPAAADPAVWEEVREAHGELRALAQRIADPALRRELLAACGRLAAASSPGHGTQDTVPLAPREVDVLACVATGATNAVAAERLGLRPETVKSYLRSAMRKLGVHSRLQAVVAARRAGVLP, encoded by the coding sequence GTGCGGGTCGAGTCAGAGTCCGGCGGGTCCGTGGACATACGGGCGGCGCTGTCGCGGCTGCGGCGGGCGAGTGGGCTGCCGGTGGCGTTCGGCGGGCTGCGGTCCGGCACCGGCCGCTACCGCATCGGCGAGCTGGCGGGCACCAGGTCCGCCGTGCTGCACGGGCTCGCCATCCGGCACGGCAACGGCCTCGGCGGCAAGGCCGCGGCGCTCACCCGGCCCTTCGCGGTGACCGACTACCGCTCCTCCCCCGTGATCAGCCACGAGTACGACGCGGCCGTGGCGGCCGAGGGCCTGTGTTCCGTGCTCGCGGTGCCGGTCGTGGTGCGCCGCCGGGTGCGCGGCGTCCTGTACGGGGCACTGCGGCACCCCGTACAGCTCGGCGACCGCTCGCTGTCCGCCGCCATGGCGGTCGCCCGGGAACTGGAACAGGCCCTGCTGCTCCAGGACGAGGCCCAGCGGCTGCTGTCGGTCGCCCGGCAGCCGGCCGCCGCCGACCCGGCGGTGTGGGAGGAAGTGCGGGAGGCGCACGGCGAGCTGCGCGCGCTGGCCCAGCGCATCGCGGACCCGGCCCTGCGCCGGGAGCTGCTAGCGGCCTGCGGACGGCTGGCGGCGGCGTCCTCCCCCGGCCACGGCACGCAGGACACGGTCCCGCTGGCACCGCGCGAGGTGGACGTCCTGGCGTGCGTGGCCACCGGCGCGACCAACGCGGTGGCGGCGGAGCGGCTGGGTCTGCGCCCGGAGACGGTCAAGAGCTATCTGCGCTCGGCCATGCGCAAACTGGGCGTGCACTCCCGCCTTCAGGCGGTGGTGGCGGCGCGGCGGGCGGGGGTGCTGCCGTAG
- a CDS encoding short chain dehydrogenase — MKVIVIGASGVIGSAVADELEGRGHTVVRAARRGPVRVDMEDPASVDALFENPAVRGADAVVCCAASGRLVPLDEPSDAEFTRGLHGKLLGQVQLTRRALHHLQDGGAVVLTGGRFDEPTPGGAFTALVNSGLDAFAQAAAPEMPRGLRLTAISPGWVGETLERLGTDPSAGIPAAELARTYADAVEGRTA, encoded by the coding sequence ATGAAGGTGATCGTCATCGGAGCGAGCGGGGTCATCGGCAGCGCGGTCGCCGACGAGCTGGAGGGGCGCGGGCACACGGTCGTCCGAGCCGCGCGGCGCGGACCGGTGCGGGTGGACATGGAGGATCCGGCGTCCGTGGACGCGCTGTTCGAGAACCCGGCCGTGCGGGGCGCGGACGCGGTGGTCTGCTGCGCGGCGAGCGGCCGGCTCGTCCCGCTGGACGAGCCCTCCGACGCCGAGTTCACCCGTGGCCTGCACGGCAAGCTGCTCGGGCAGGTGCAGCTGACCCGGCGCGCGCTGCACCACCTTCAGGACGGCGGGGCCGTCGTGCTCACCGGCGGACGGTTCGACGAGCCCACGCCGGGCGGCGCGTTCACCGCGCTGGTGAACTCGGGGCTGGACGCCTTCGCACAGGCCGCGGCGCCTGAGATGCCCCGTGGGCTGCGGCTGACCGCCATCAGCCCCGGCTGGGTCGGCGAGACCCTGGAGCGGCTGGGCACGGACCCGTCCGCGGGTATCCCGGCCGCCGAACTGGCCCGTACGTACGCGGACGCCGTGGAGGGACGTACCGCCTGA
- a CDS encoding ABC transporter ATP-binding protein, with translation MTARNSADALLQLRGVSRRYGDRQALHPIDHDLAAGRCTALFGHNGSGKSTLLRIACGRDAPTGGRALFAGRTVAEDDPEVRARVAVVGDSVACYPDLTVREHLELVTVAHAVDDAPAWIDQVLADRRLADHADALPNALSSGQLQSLLLAAALVRPRDLLVLDEPEQRLDPDARARLAALLVAEKEGGVAVLLATHQAELAEEVADHMIALEDGRVIEQGAPAEVLRKLGVRS, from the coding sequence ATGACGGCCAGGAACAGCGCGGACGCGCTGCTGCAACTGCGCGGGGTCAGCCGGCGCTACGGCGACCGGCAGGCCCTGCACCCGATCGACCACGACCTGGCCGCGGGCCGCTGCACCGCGCTGTTCGGGCACAACGGGTCCGGCAAGTCCACCCTGCTGCGGATCGCGTGCGGCCGGGACGCGCCGACCGGCGGCCGGGCGCTGTTCGCGGGCCGTACGGTCGCCGAGGACGACCCGGAGGTACGGGCGCGGGTCGCGGTCGTCGGCGACAGCGTGGCCTGCTATCCGGACCTCACCGTCCGCGAACACCTCGAACTCGTCACGGTCGCGCACGCGGTGGACGACGCCCCGGCCTGGATCGACCAGGTGCTCGCCGACCGGCGGCTGGCCGACCACGCCGACGCGCTGCCCAACGCGCTCTCCTCCGGCCAGTTGCAGTCGCTGCTGCTGGCCGCCGCACTGGTCCGGCCGCGCGACCTGCTCGTCCTGGACGAGCCGGAACAGCGGCTCGACCCCGACGCCCGCGCGCGCCTGGCCGCCCTCCTGGTCGCCGAGAAGGAGGGCGGCGTGGCCGTCCTGCTCGCCACGCACCAGGCCGAGCTGGCCGAGGAGGTCGCGGACCACATGATCGCGCTGGAGGACGGCCGGGTGATCGAGCAGGGCGCTCCGGCGGAGGTGCTGCGGAAGCTGGGTGTGCGCTCATGA
- a CDS encoding AMP-binding protein, producing the protein MTDMSRPPGHPPGPRESGAAGRQPAYARGDSGRPLLDRTIGADLERAISRFGDREALVDVAGGRRWTYAELGRAVDEVALGLLAKGVRKGDRVGIWAPNCPEWVLVQYATARIGAIMVNINPAYRVHELAYVLKQAGMSVLVSAVAHKSSDYRRMIEQVRAESRALRDVVYIDDPTWDGLLAAGAGVPHERLAACAKELSPHDPVNIQYTSGTTGFPKGATLSHHNILNNGFWVGETVGYTEHDRVCLPVPFYHCFGMVMGNLGATSHGACIVIPAPAFDAAATLRAVEQERCTSLYGVPTMFIAELDHPDFATFDLSSLRTGIMAGSPCPEEVMRRVVSEMHMAEVSICYGMTETSPVSTQTRRDDDLAHRTGTVGRVLPHIEVKVVDPATGATVPRGEPGELCTRGYSVMLGYWEEPERTDEAIDAERWMHTGDLAVMNDDGYLRIVGRIKDMIIRGGENVYPREIEEFLYTHPKIADVQVVGVPDAKYGEEIAACVILRDPAAGLTRDELARFCRSRLAHYKVPRYVHVLDAFPMTVSGKVRKIELRERLAARLAAEAEATAAPVRPTGAGAAGPVEAAQT; encoded by the coding sequence ATGACCGACATGAGCAGGCCACCGGGCCACCCGCCGGGACCCCGGGAGAGCGGTGCGGCGGGTCGCCAGCCGGCGTACGCCCGGGGCGACAGCGGCCGGCCGCTGCTCGACCGCACCATCGGCGCCGACCTGGAGCGCGCGATCAGCCGCTTCGGGGACCGCGAGGCGCTGGTGGACGTGGCGGGCGGCCGCCGCTGGACGTACGCGGAGCTGGGGCGGGCGGTGGACGAGGTGGCGCTCGGCCTGCTGGCCAAGGGCGTGCGCAAGGGCGACCGGGTCGGCATCTGGGCGCCCAACTGCCCCGAGTGGGTGCTGGTGCAGTACGCCACCGCCCGCATCGGCGCCATCATGGTCAACATCAATCCGGCCTACCGTGTCCACGAATTGGCGTATGTGCTCAAGCAGGCCGGGATGAGCGTCCTGGTCTCCGCCGTCGCCCACAAGTCCAGCGACTACCGGCGGATGATCGAGCAGGTGCGGGCCGAGAGCCGGGCGCTGCGCGACGTGGTCTACATCGACGACCCGACCTGGGACGGGCTGCTGGCGGCGGGCGCCGGGGTGCCGCACGAGCGGCTGGCGGCCTGCGCGAAGGAACTGTCGCCGCACGACCCGGTCAACATCCAGTACACCTCCGGCACCACCGGTTTCCCGAAAGGCGCCACCCTCTCCCACCACAACATCCTCAACAACGGCTTCTGGGTGGGCGAGACGGTCGGCTACACGGAACACGACCGGGTCTGTCTGCCGGTGCCCTTCTACCACTGCTTCGGCATGGTGATGGGCAATCTGGGGGCCACCTCGCACGGCGCGTGCATCGTCATCCCGGCGCCCGCCTTCGACGCGGCGGCCACCCTGCGCGCCGTCGAGCAGGAGCGCTGCACGTCCCTGTACGGCGTGCCGACCATGTTCATCGCCGAACTGGACCACCCGGACTTCGCCACGTTCGACCTGTCGTCGCTGCGCACCGGGATCATGGCGGGCTCGCCGTGCCCCGAGGAGGTGATGCGGCGGGTCGTCTCCGAGATGCACATGGCCGAGGTCTCCATCTGCTACGGCATGACCGAGACCTCGCCGGTCTCCACCCAGACCCGGCGCGACGACGACCTGGCGCACCGCACCGGCACGGTGGGCCGGGTGCTGCCGCACATCGAGGTCAAGGTGGTGGACCCGGCGACCGGCGCGACCGTGCCGCGCGGCGAGCCGGGTGAGCTGTGCACCCGCGGCTACAGCGTGATGCTGGGCTACTGGGAGGAGCCGGAGCGCACCGACGAGGCGATCGACGCGGAGCGCTGGATGCACACCGGCGACCTCGCGGTGATGAACGACGACGGCTATCTGCGGATCGTCGGCCGCATCAAGGACATGATCATCCGGGGCGGGGAGAACGTCTACCCGCGCGAGATCGAGGAGTTCCTCTACACCCACCCGAAGATCGCGGACGTGCAGGTGGTCGGCGTGCCGGACGCCAAGTACGGCGAGGAGATCGCCGCCTGCGTCATCCTGCGCGACCCCGCGGCCGGCCTCACCCGCGACGAGCTGGCCCGCTTCTGCCGCTCGCGGCTGGCGCACTACAAGGTCCCGCGCTACGTCCACGTCCTCGACGCCTTCCCGATGACCGTCAGCGGCAAGGTCCGCAAGATCGAGCTGCGGGAACGGCTGGCGGCGCGGCTGGCGGCGGAGGCGGAGGCGACGGCGGCGCCGGTACGCCCGACGGGCGCGGGCGCCGCGGGGCCGGTCGAGGCCGCCCAGACGTAA
- a CDS encoding AMP-binding protein: MADTEETGVMGGTGDKGGVVPVAGVAGAADPSGAVTGADATGTGPTAAFRAARDFLLRHREDYDGAREGFTWPRPAYFNWALDWFDRIADGNGRTALHIVEEDGTHTRRTFDELRRRSNQAANWLAAQGVRADDRIVVMLGNQIELWETALAAMKLRAVVIPATPLLGPLDLADRVGRGRARHVLVRGADIGKFADVPGDYTRIAVGGGAEAAAAGWLAYEDAYSAAETYEPTGPTHADDTLMLYFTSGTTARPKLVEHTHTSYPVGHLATMYWIGLKPGDVHLNISSPGWAKHAWSNLFAPWNAEATVFIHNYTRFDAARLMAEMDRAGVTSFCAPPTVWRMLIQADLTALKNPPREIVAAGEPLNPEIIERVREVWGVTIRDGFGQTETAVQVANTPGQPLKPGSMGRPLPGFEVVLLDPVTGEPADEGEIALDLSARPVGLTTGYHGDPDRTAEAMAGGYYRTGDIGSRDADGYITYVGRADDVFKASDYKISPFELESALLEHEAVAEAAVVPAPDPVRLAVPKAYVVLAAGWEPGPETAAVLFAHSRAVLAPYKRVRRLEFADLPKTVSGKIRRVELRERTAEEGGGAAEYREEDHR; this comes from the coding sequence ATGGCGGACACGGAAGAGACCGGTGTGATGGGTGGTACGGGTGATAAGGGCGGGGTTGTGCCCGTTGCGGGGGTGGCGGGTGCGGCGGATCCCTCGGGCGCCGTAACGGGTGCCGACGCCACCGGCACCGGCCCGACCGCCGCGTTCCGCGCGGCCCGGGACTTCCTCCTGCGCCACCGCGAGGACTACGACGGCGCGCGCGAGGGCTTCACCTGGCCCCGCCCCGCGTACTTCAACTGGGCGCTGGACTGGTTCGACCGCATCGCCGACGGCAACGGCCGCACCGCCCTGCACATCGTCGAGGAGGACGGCACCCACACCCGCCGCACCTTCGACGAGCTGCGCCGCCGCTCGAACCAGGCCGCGAACTGGCTGGCCGCGCAGGGCGTACGCGCCGACGACCGGATCGTGGTCATGCTCGGCAACCAGATCGAGCTGTGGGAGACCGCCCTCGCCGCGATGAAGCTGCGCGCCGTGGTCATCCCCGCCACCCCGCTGCTCGGCCCGCTCGACCTCGCCGACCGCGTCGGGCGCGGCCGGGCCCGGCACGTGCTCGTACGGGGCGCCGACATCGGCAAGTTCGCCGACGTGCCCGGCGACTACACCCGGATCGCGGTCGGCGGCGGCGCGGAGGCCGCGGCGGCGGGCTGGCTCGCCTACGAGGACGCGTACTCCGCCGCCGAGACGTACGAGCCCACGGGCCCCACCCACGCCGACGACACCCTGATGCTCTACTTCACCTCCGGCACCACGGCCCGCCCCAAGCTGGTCGAGCACACCCACACCTCGTACCCCGTCGGCCACTTGGCGACGATGTACTGGATCGGCCTGAAACCCGGCGACGTCCACCTGAACATCTCCTCGCCGGGCTGGGCCAAGCACGCCTGGTCCAACCTCTTCGCGCCCTGGAACGCCGAGGCCACCGTCTTCATCCACAACTACACCCGCTTCGACGCGGCCCGGCTGATGGCCGAGATGGACCGCGCGGGCGTCACCAGCTTCTGCGCGCCGCCCACCGTCTGGCGGATGCTCATCCAGGCCGATCTGACGGCGCTGAAGAACCCGCCGCGGGAGATCGTCGCGGCCGGAGAGCCGCTCAACCCGGAGATCATCGAGCGGGTGCGGGAGGTGTGGGGCGTCACCATCCGCGACGGCTTCGGGCAGACCGAGACCGCCGTCCAGGTCGCCAACACCCCGGGACAGCCCCTCAAACCGGGCTCCATGGGCCGCCCCCTGCCCGGCTTCGAGGTCGTGCTGCTGGACCCGGTCACCGGCGAGCCCGCCGACGAGGGCGAGATCGCCCTCGACCTGTCGGCCCGCCCGGTCGGCCTGACCACCGGCTACCACGGCGACCCGGACCGCACCGCCGAGGCGATGGCCGGCGGCTACTACCGCACCGGCGACATCGGCTCCCGCGACGCGGACGGCTACATCACGTACGTGGGACGGGCCGACGACGTGTTCAAGGCATCTGATTACAAGATTTCACCCTTCGAGCTGGAGAGCGCACTCCTGGAGCACGAAGCGGTGGCCGAGGCCGCCGTGGTGCCCGCGCCCGACCCCGTCCGGCTGGCCGTGCCCAAGGCGTACGTGGTGCTGGCGGCCGGCTGGGAACCTGGACCCGAGACCGCGGCGGTGCTCTTCGCCCACTCCCGGGCGGTGCTCGCCCCGTACAAGCGCGTACGGCGGCTGGAGTTCGCGGACCTGCCCAAGACGGTCTCGGGCAAGATCCGTCGCGTGGAACTGCGCGAGCGCACCGCCGAGGAGGGCGGGGGCGCCGCCGAGTACCGAGAGGAAGACCACCGATGA
- a CDS encoding DUF6297 family protein, with protein sequence MTARATDTEPRAAEEETAGPAVWNEQEDDRTAETLRWLRTKRRAHQRRRRRDRAVLAYCVVLAALGYGGGYTLRFLRSLELGADHGTLGADLRRTLPAAFVAVALALAVLAARDALWRGPVVVSGPSAGWLLAQPVRRGAVLRPAFRLSALLATAAGALAASAAAVVLHVTGLASFGGALAAVLPAGVCLPLLAVSLGMAVERRPRPARLVRRLTAPAALLLALAAGQAALAFGGRRWAPLEWAELWSGPWGWAAQPVVAVTGGPAPGWPVALVLLAAVTAAAAGYAHRDAAHVPNAQLRGRAATASAVTSGVFALELRAAKLAVLEAGGDAPKRRVRLPAPPHRYLIVVWRDLLALLRMPGRLGRAVAWTAAAGAAVGLGAGPVAERRVLGLAVGLLCGYAAVGALAEPARLETDDARRAAWSPFRLRTLMLHHAVVPGVLGALLGLLAAVPYALAGAGWALLMMPLCAGPFAAAAVFGACRGPARTDLLFAGGATPMGGPGPFLFAAWYAAGPLVSVTGLALALNAALAHGPDARSALHVAVVAVLLTAGLLFFAARSADRLVRH encoded by the coding sequence ATGACGGCGCGCGCTACGGACACGGAGCCGCGCGCGGCGGAGGAGGAGACCGCCGGCCCGGCCGTCTGGAACGAGCAGGAGGACGACCGCACCGCCGAGACGCTGCGCTGGCTGCGCACGAAGCGTCGCGCGCACCAGCGCCGGCGCCGCCGCGACCGTGCCGTCCTCGCGTACTGCGTGGTGCTCGCCGCCCTCGGCTACGGCGGCGGCTACACCCTTCGCTTCCTGCGGTCGCTGGAGCTCGGCGCGGACCACGGCACCCTCGGCGCGGACCTCCGGCGCACCCTGCCGGCCGCCTTCGTCGCCGTGGCCCTCGCGCTGGCCGTGCTCGCCGCCCGCGACGCGCTGTGGCGCGGGCCGGTGGTCGTGTCCGGACCGTCCGCGGGCTGGCTGCTGGCCCAGCCCGTACGGCGCGGCGCGGTGCTGCGGCCCGCCTTCCGCCTGTCCGCCCTGCTGGCGACGGCCGCCGGGGCGCTCGCCGCGTCGGCCGCGGCCGTCGTCCTGCACGTCACCGGCCTGGCGTCCTTCGGCGGCGCGCTGGCCGCCGTGCTCCCGGCCGGGGTCTGCCTGCCGCTGCTGGCCGTGTCGCTGGGCATGGCGGTCGAGCGCAGGCCGCGACCGGCCCGTCTCGTACGGCGGCTGACCGCGCCCGCCGCCCTGCTCCTGGCGCTCGCGGCCGGCCAGGCGGCGCTGGCCTTCGGCGGCCGTCGCTGGGCGCCTCTGGAATGGGCCGAACTGTGGTCCGGCCCGTGGGGCTGGGCAGCGCAGCCGGTGGTGGCGGTCACCGGCGGCCCGGCCCCGGGCTGGCCGGTCGCGCTCGTACTCCTCGCGGCTGTCACCGCCGCCGCTGCCGGGTACGCGCACCGGGACGCCGCGCACGTGCCCAACGCCCAGCTGCGCGGCCGCGCGGCAACGGCCTCGGCCGTCACGTCCGGCGTGTTCGCCCTGGAACTGCGGGCCGCGAAGCTGGCCGTCCTGGAAGCGGGCGGTGACGCGCCCAAGCGCCGGGTCCGGCTCCCGGCGCCCCCGCACCGGTACCTGATCGTGGTGTGGCGCGATCTGCTGGCCCTGCTGCGCATGCCGGGGCGGCTGGGGCGGGCGGTCGCCTGGACGGCCGCCGCGGGCGCGGCGGTGGGCCTCGGTGCCGGGCCGGTCGCCGAGCGGCGCGTGCTCGGCCTGGCCGTGGGGCTGCTGTGCGGGTACGCCGCGGTCGGCGCCCTCGCCGAACCGGCCCGCCTGGAGACGGACGACGCGCGGCGGGCGGCCTGGTCACCGTTCCGGCTGCGGACGCTGATGCTGCACCATGCCGTCGTGCCGGGCGTGCTCGGCGCGCTGCTGGGTCTGCTGGCGGCCGTACCGTACGCGCTCGCCGGCGCGGGATGGGCCCTGCTGATGATGCCGCTGTGCGCGGGGCCGTTCGCCGCGGCGGCGGTCTTCGGCGCCTGCCGCGGCCCGGCCCGCACGGACCTGCTGTTCGCCGGGGGTGCCACCCCGATGGGCGGCCCGGGCCCGTTCCTCTTCGCCGCCTGGTACGCCGCCGGGCCCCTGGTCTCGGTCACCGGACTCGCCCTCGCCCTGAACGCGGCCCTCGCCCACGGACCGGACGCGCGGTCGGCGCTGCACGTCGCCGTCGTGGCCGTACTGCTGACGGCCGGTCTGCTGTTCTTCGCGGCCCGCTCGGCGGACCGGCTCGTACGGCACTGA
- the dmpI gene encoding 4-oxalocrotonate tautomerase DmpI yields MPVVTVQQGPRSTELKRELVRQITDAFVDTLHVPAESVQVWIHEVPTDSWGSAGKLTADK; encoded by the coding sequence ATGCCCGTCGTCACCGTTCAGCAGGGCCCGCGCAGCACCGAGCTCAAGCGCGAGCTGGTCCGGCAGATCACCGACGCGTTCGTGGACACGCTGCACGTACCCGCCGAGAGCGTGCAGGTGTGGATCCACGAGGTGCCCACCGACAGCTGGGGCTCGGCCGGGAAGCTGACCGCCGACAAGTAG